Within Xanthomonas theicola, the genomic segment TTCCAGATGGTGCGCGATCATCTGGTGCTGTGGCGCTGGTCGCCCCAGCAGATTGCTGCCAAGCTGCTCCTCATGTCCCCGGATGATCCTGCCCAGCGCGTCAGTCACGAAACCATCTACGCCACGATCTACGCGCACCCGCGCGGCGGCCTGAAAAAGGAGCTTGTGGAGGCGTTGCGCCAGCGCAGGCCGTCCCGGGGATCACGGCGCACGACCGCCGCCAAACGCAGCTGGGTGCCTGAGGAACCGCGGATCGTGCACCGACCCGAAGAGGTGCAACAGCGGTTGGTCCCAGGACATTGGGAAGGTGACTTGATCAAGGGAGCGTTCAATCGTTCCTGTGTTGGCACCCTGGTGGAGCGCAAGACGCGTTTTGTGGTGCTGTGCCGGATGGACGGCTGCACCGCCACAGACGCACTGGAAGGTTTCACCCGTCAGATGAAGAAGCTCCCCGCATCCATGCGAACCAGCTTGACCTATGACCGTGGCACCGAAATGACGCGCTATGCCGAGCTGATGGAACGGTTGAACATCGACCTGTGGTTTGCCGATCCGCACGCACCGTGGCAGCGCGGAAGCAATGAGAACACCAACGGTCTACTTCGCCAGTTCCTGCCCAAGGGGGCGGACCTATCCGCCGTCAGCCAGGAATACCTCAATCACATCGCGTTGCTGATGAACACTCGCCCTCGCCAGACACTTGGCTGGAAGACGCCTAGCGAGGCAATGGAAGCGGACATCGCAGCGTTCAAATCACGTGTTGCACTTGAATCTTGAGACCGCCCTGTCTCTGGCGGGCCGCGCCAACCTGATTTTTTGAGCGCCCGCTCCAGCAGGCTCACTCCTTCATCGTCTGGTTCGCTCCACTTGGCAAAGTAGCAGTGCACGGTGCGCCACTTCGGGAAGTCGCTGGGCAGCGCTGGCCACTGACAGCCGGTGCGCAGCAGGTACAGCACCGCGCACCACACGTCCTACAGATCCACGGTCCGTGGCTTGCTACGCTTGCGCGCCTGCTCCAGAATGGGGCGGATCTGCTCGAACCGCTCCCGGCTCATGGCACTCGGATACGTCTTTGTGCGCATCCGCAGAGTTTGCACTACCCGGGAAAGATCGTGAACAGGTTCTGAGCCAAGCGCAGCGGCCTTGCGCCCCCGCGGTTGCCGCAGCAGCGCTTGCCCGCCGACGTGCCG encodes:
- a CDS encoding IS30 family transposase, with the translated sequence MSRSYLHLSAEERAVLQIETRRGQSLRSISRLLDRSPSTSSRELARQQATVYRAREAAMRYRTRRQHSVRRRRLTPGTDLFQMVRDHLVLWRWSPQQIAAKLLLMSPDDPAQRVSHETIYATIYAHPRGGLKKELVEALRQRRPSRGSRRTTAAKRSWVPEEPRIVHRPEEVQQRLVPGHWEGDLIKGAFNRSCVGTLVERKTRFVVLCRMDGCTATDALEGFTRQMKKLPASMRTSLTYDRGTEMTRYAELMERLNIDLWFADPHAPWQRGSNENTNGLLRQFLPKGADLSAVSQEYLNHIALLMNTRPRQTLGWKTPSEAMEADIAAFKSRVALES